CCCAATTTCAGCATTATCGGTGCTGATCAAGACCTCATCGCAATACTCGCTCACCTCTTGGCGGAACCAGTCCGCATCATGGTCACAATAGGTCCCCGCCAGCACCACCTGAATCCCCATTTCCCGTGCCAAAATCTTGGTCATGGCAGCGGCATGGGTATTGTCCCCAAAGACCACGGCTTTTTTGCCCGTCAGGTTTTGGCAGTCGATGGAGCGGGAGAACCAAGCGGCATTAGAGACAAAGCGGGTCTGTTCATCAATATAGGGTTCATAGTCCACCTCATGGCCCTGATCCTTCAGCACCTGCTGGATCTGGCGAATACAGCGGGCCGTTTCCACAATGCCCAGGGGACAGATATCCACCGTCGGTATTCCGAATTCTGTTTTCAGAAACTCCGCCGATAGGGTGCCCAGTTCCCGATAGGGCACCAGGTTAAACCAAGCGCGGGGCAGGTTCTTCAGATCATGGACTGCAGCCCCTTCCGGCATCACAACATTGACCTCAATGCCCAGATCCGCCATTAACCGCTTTAATTCTTTGCAGTCGTGTTGGTTGTGGAAGCCGAGGGTGGAAATACCGATGATGTTGACAGACGGACGCTCGGTTTTCGTGGTGGCCAAATCGCCCTTTTTACGGGCCTTGGCAATGTAATACTCCAGGATCTGGTGTAGGGTGCGATCGGCGGCCTGGAGTTCATTGAAACGGTAATGGTTCACATCCGCCAAGATCACGTCGCCTTGGGCTTCCAGCCGTGCCCGCTCCACAAAGTTGCCCAGGTCTTCCTGGAGGATGCTGGAGGTGCAGGTGGGGGTGAGAACGATGAGGTCTGGATGCTCTTCTTGGTCTTTGCGGGTGATGTTGTCCACCACCTTTTCCTGGGAGCCTCGGGCGAGGACGTTGCGATCGACAATACTGGTGGTGACGGGGGTAAAGTTGCGTTCCCGAGACAGCATCGATCGCATGACGTTGAAATAGTCATCCCCCAGGGGGGCGTGCATGATGGCGTGGACATTGGTGAATGAGCTGGCAATGCGCAGGGTGCCAATGTGAGCGGGTCCTGCATACATCCAGTAGGCCAGTTTCATAGGGTCAGAGTCTCCGTTGGGCTGAGGGTGGGTCCCGATGAGGCAAATGGGAAACCAGTGCGCCCCGAAGCCGGATCCAAGGCAAGGGGATCCCGCTGAGACGGAATAAGCCGGGGCTATCAAGCCGGGACAGGATGATGGGGACGGCAGGGTACGGAACCCCAAGCAGCTATCTGACCAGCAACCATCCGACGCTGAAGCCATACCCCCCAAGTTAGGCCGTGGCGGCTAGCCGCCACCAAAACGGGGGGCGGGGAACTGATGGCGATCGCAACTGATGATGAGTTAGAGACCAGGTTCACGGCGACTGATGAGATCGCGGTGAGGGTCTGGGGACAAGACCAAAAGGCTAGGGCCAGAACCGCATTTGATTTTCGCAGATGGGGGGACTAGGGTAGGGGGTGTCGGGTTGGGTTCCGGGCGATCGTCGTCGTCCCAAACAGACAGCTCAAACCGTGGCAGAGTCACGACTTGAGGGGTAGACTGCTCCCCGTTCGGCCCTAGTCTAACTGCAATGATTCTTAATTTCTGACCGGGATTGAGGGAG
Above is a window of Prochlorothrix hollandica PCC 9006 = CALU 1027 DNA encoding:
- the bchB gene encoding ferredoxin:protochlorophyllide reductase (ATP-dependent) subunit B encodes the protein MKLAYWMYAGPAHIGTLRIASSFTNVHAIMHAPLGDDYFNVMRSMLSRERNFTPVTTSIVDRNVLARGSQEKVVDNITRKDQEEHPDLIVLTPTCTSSILQEDLGNFVERARLEAQGDVILADVNHYRFNELQAADRTLHQILEYYIAKARKKGDLATTKTERPSVNIIGISTLGFHNQHDCKELKRLMADLGIEVNVVMPEGAAVHDLKNLPRAWFNLVPYRELGTLSAEFLKTEFGIPTVDICPLGIVETARCIRQIQQVLKDQGHEVDYEPYIDEQTRFVSNAAWFSRSIDCQNLTGKKAVVFGDNTHAAAMTKILAREMGIQVVLAGTYCDHDADWFRQEVSEYCDEVLISTDNAEIGDAIARLEPSAIFGTQMERHIGKRLNIPCGVIASPIHVQNFPVGYTPFLGYEGANHVVDLVYNSFTLGMEDHLLEIFGGHDTKEVITKAMTTDSEFTWSRDGMAELNKIPGFVRGKVKRNTEKFARNQGIGEITAEVLYAAKEAVGA